A region from the Flavobacteriales bacterium genome encodes:
- a CDS encoding GxxExxY protein, producing the protein MSNLNADDQEITRPIVGCAMRVLNTLGHGFNEKIYENALCVEMKKEGIAFQQQPRFPVLYRSIQVGEFIPDLIALNTVVIDTKTIDAIGDHEIGQMLNYLRCTGLEIGLIINFKRPRLEWRHVWLRADR; encoded by the coding sequence ATGAGCAACCTGAACGCGGACGACCAAGAGATCACCCGACCTATCGTCGGTTGCGCCATGCGGGTGCTGAACACCCTGGGTCATGGCTTCAACGAGAAGATCTATGAGAACGCACTCTGTGTGGAAATGAAGAAAGAAGGCATTGCGTTCCAACAGCAGCCGCGCTTCCCCGTTCTGTACAGGAGCATTCAGGTTGGAGAGTTCATACCCGATCTGATCGCCTTGAACACGGTTGTGATCGATACCAAGACCATCGACGCCATCGGAGATCATGAGATCGGACAGATGCTGAACTATTTGCGATGCACTGGGCTGGAGATCGGGCTCATCATCAACTTCAAGCGCCCACGACTTGAATGGCGCCATGTGTGGTTGAGGGCTGACCGCTAG